A window of the Cololabis saira isolate AMF1-May2022 chromosome 19, fColSai1.1, whole genome shotgun sequence genome harbors these coding sequences:
- the asb3 gene encoding ankyrin repeat and SOCS box protein 3, whose translation MDFTECYADSVSTVAAAARSGHRRRVRELIQRGCSLDCRDNRGWNALHQAAAAGNKGCVQEILSAVRGDSGTSARAYVNCLTHEGKSACYLAAQNGHLPVVRLLLKAHADINQLTDDLSCPLYAAVDNGHKAVVKLLVSKGAEVNGTHTASCWTCLHQAVYKGHRGIVSVLINVCNLEAQDDHNISPLFVAAQYGREECLEMLINAGASVNAQAVDLATPLLIASQEGHRACVDLLLEHGADPNMSCSHEWPQLPIHAAAEFGHISILRRLIDVTDRRCGHSDAMVSPLYVAIQCHQSQSVETLLEEGYSPDAQECTRSLGLRSPLSLALDSTCNQPCSDLVKLLLAAGATLCEEEWCNAFTTIRTELLELILEQRWISRPEVITRECSTTHHVGKRLLKLQELREMLCVALSEVTFASCWLPVLLRMGLDPSLLLQPHMLEHTDGETLNYLLEFVNWSTLSPPLKLVLDQRRAAKTWDPPSHFESMPRLSHICRLQVREVLGPDLLMRTDVVQELPVPPLLHRFLTFGDIKEPSHVPDAYRIIEQYSTHQHRHVI comes from the exons ATGGACTTCACTGAGTGCTACGCAGACTCGGTGTCCACGGTTGCTGCTGCAGCCCGATCAGGCCATCGGAGGCGGGTCAGGGAGCTGATACAGAGAGGCTGCAGTCTGGACTGCAGGGACAACCGCGGCTGGAATGCTCTGCACCAGGCGGCGGCGGCTGGCAACAAAGGCTGCGTGCAGGAAATCTTGTCTGCTGTCAGAG GCGATAGCGGCACAAGTGCTCGTGCATACGTGAACTGTCTCACTCATGAGGGGAAGTCTGCATGTTACCTGGCAGCGCAGAATGGACACCTGCCGGTGGTCCGACTCCTCCTGAAGGCCCACGCCGACATCAACCAGCTGACTGACGACTTGTCCTGTCCTTTATATGCAG CTGTGGACAACGGACACAAGGCAGTTGTTAAGCTTCTGGTCAGTAAAGGCGCAGAGGTCAACGGGACCCACACGGCGTCCTGCTGGACCTGCCTCCATCAAGCCGTCTACAAG GGTCACCGGGGAATCGTGAGTGTTCTCATCAATGTCTGCAACCTGGAGGCACAAGACGACCACAACATATCCCCGCTGTTTGTTGCTGCGCAGTACGGACGGGAGGAATGCCTGGAGATGCTGATCAATGCCG GGGCCAGTGTGAACGCGCAGGCGGTGGATCTGGCGACCCCGCTGCTGATCGCCTCTCAGGAGGGCCACCGGGCCTGTGTGGATCTGCTGCTGGAGCACGGCGCCGACCCCAACATGTCCTGCAGCCACGAGTGGCCTCAGCTTCCAATTCACGCCGCGGCTGAGTTCGGCCACATCAG TATCCTCAGGAGGCTGATAGACGTCACCGACCGACGGTGCGGTCACAGCGATGCCATGGTGAGTCCGCTGTACGTGGCCATCCAGTGTCATCAGAGCCAGAGTGTGGAGACGCTCCTGGAGGAGGGTTACAGCCCAGATGCTCAGGAGTGCACTCGCTCCCTGGGCCTCCGCTCACCGCTCTCCTTGGCCTTGGACTCTACATGCAACCAACCATGCAG CGATTTGGTGAAGTTGCTGCTCGCTGCAGGAGCAACTCTGTGTGAGGAGGAGTGGTGTAATGCCTTCACCACCATCAGgacggagctgctggagctcatACTTGAGCAGAGATGGATCTCTCGGCCAGAGGTCATCACCAGGGAATGTTCAACAACACATCATGTTGGCAAGAGGCTGCTCAAACTGCAGGAGCTGAGGGAGATGCTCTGTGTGGCTCTGAGTGAGGTGACGTTTGCTTCCTGTTGGTTACCGGTGCTTTTGAGGATGGGACTGGACCCATCTCTGCTGCTCCAGCCCCACAT GCTGGAACATACGGACGGCGAGACGCTGAACTACCTGCTGGAGTTTGTAAACTGGTCGACTCTGTCTCCTCCTCTGAAACTTGTCCTGGATCAAAGACGGGCGGCAAAGACCTGGGATCCTCCCTCCCACTTCG AGTCGATGCCCCGCCTCTCCCACATCTGCCGGCTGCAGGTCCGAGAAGTGCTGGGACCGGATCTGCTGATGAGGACCGACGTGGTCCAGGAGCTGCCTGTCCCTCCACTGCTTCACCGCTTCCTCACATTCGGGGACATCAAGGAGCCCTCACACGTTCCAGATGCATACCGGATAATAGAACAGTACAGTACGCACCAGCACAGACACGTTATCTGA